The following are encoded together in the Girardinichthys multiradiatus isolate DD_20200921_A chromosome X, DD_fGirMul_XY1, whole genome shotgun sequence genome:
- the LOC124863414 gene encoding phospholipase A2-like: MIFYQILLLLSVAAGPVTAHGSQRTKRGLLELAGAIKCSTGRSALAYMMYGCYCGLGGQGWPRDKTDWCCHKHDCCYGDAEHLGCHTKMAQYNWTCEDSKAECEDLEDKCEKLLCKCDREAAKCLRKAPFIRKYAVWPDFMCGYDNPTCNIY; the protein is encoded by the exons AtgatattttaccaaatacttCTCCTGTTATCTG TGGCTGCGGGACCTGTAACAGCACATGGTTCCCAGCGGACAAAAAGAGGGTTACTTGAGCTTGCAGGAGccatcaaatgcagcactgggAGATCTGCTTTGGCTTACATGATGTACGGATGCTACTGTGGGCTGGGGGGTCAAGGGTGGCCCCGTGACAAGACAGACTG GTGTTGCCACAAGCATGATTGCTGTTATGGAGATGCCGAACATCTTGGCTGCCATACCAAAATGGCCCAATATAATTGGACGTGTGAGGACAGCAAAGCTGAGTGTG AGGATTTAGAGGACAAATGTGAGAAGTTGTTATGCAAGTGTGACAGAGAGGCAGCCAAGTGTTTGAGAAAAGCACCTTTCATCCGGAAGTACGCTGTATGGCCAGACTTCATGTGTGGCTATGACAACCCGACGTGCAACATATACTGA